From a region of the Cryptomeria japonica unplaced genomic scaffold, Sugi_1.0 HiC_scaffold_221, whole genome shotgun sequence genome:
- the LOC131868838 gene encoding G-type lectin S-receptor-like serine/threonine-protein kinase At2g19130, producing the protein MEKREKSWKTLFFALTVFSQLKSYGAAIDAGDTLSLGASLTGTQTIISQNGTFELGFFSPNGSNWYIGIWETPARNRSGVLKLSREGNLVLFDAEGASIRSVNTTKKASRAVIIDSGNFLMLKDDNKYETVWQSFDNPVNTWLPGMRFGGQQKLVSWKNPMDPTPGLFSFRADPSGAKQFVLTWNKSIQYWETGTWDGKIFSKLLEMANLDKGVHVRAESRNSGFYTSITLLPEINVLPRFVLTNLGGLQINAIIRGSKWNTFWSQPADACAVYGLCGAYGTCNSNNLHFCSCVEGFAPTDNGAWDSQDWGSSGCVRQSPLNCDAKNGSTDRFVDLNVTLPNDYTSS; encoded by the exons ATGGAAAAGAGGGAAAAATCATGGAAAACTCTTTTCTTTGCACTTACAGTGTTTTCTCAACTGAAGAGCTATGGTGCTGCAATCGACGCTGGAGATACTCTTTCGTTGGGTGCCTCGCTTACTGGAACTCAGACAATAATTTCACAGAATGGCACATTTGAGTTGGGATTCTTCAGCCCAAATGGAAGCAACTGGTATATCGGAATCTG GGAGACTCCCGCCAGAAACAGGTCTGGCGTTTTGAAGCTGTCACGAGAAGGTAATCTGGTATTGTTTGATGCAGAGGGCGCGTCTATCCGGTCAGTCAACACAACAAAAAAGGCCTCCCGGGCTGTGATAATAGATTCTGGTAATTTTTTAATGCTGAAAGATGACAATAAATATGAAACTGTTTGGCAGAGTTTCGACAATCCTGTAAATACATGGTTGCCAGGGATGAGGTTTGGTGGACAGCAAAAGCTAGTCTCTTGGAAAAACCCAatggatcccactcctggccttttcTCCTTCCGCGCGGATCCGTCTGGGGCCAAGCAATTCGTGTTGACATGGAACAAATCTATACAGTACTGGGAAACCGGAACTTGGGACGGCAAAATTTTCAGTAAACTTCTAGAAATGGCAAACTTGGACAAGGGCGTCCATGTAAGGGCTGAAAGTAGAAACTCTGGTTTTTATACCAGTATTACATTGTTGCCTGAAATCAATGTTCTCCCACGTTTCGTCCTAACCAATTTAGGAGGACTGCAAATAAATGCTATTATTAGGGGCAGTAAATGGAACACATTCTGGTCTCAGCCCGCAGATGCATGCGCCGTATATGGTCTCTGTGGTGCTTATGGAACCTGCAACTCCAACAATCTTCACTTTTGCAGCTGCGTGGAAGGCTTCGCGCCCACAGACAATGGTGCCTGGGATTCCCAAGACTGGGGATCCAGTGGCTGTGTTCGACAGAGCCCATTAAACTGCGATGCCAAAAATGGCAGCACTGACAGATTCGTCGACCTTAATGTGACGTTGCCTAATGATTACACTTCCTCATAG
- the LOC131868839 gene encoding G-type lectin S-receptor-like serine/threonine-protein kinase At2g19130: MRNSPPSKSSSNVSIRVGASELPTKRKSTTIVGTVLGIVSALAVALGIFSVFIWRRRQTDRYADSSDSFLRMFSYKELKIATRNFKSQLGRGGFGSVFKGSLPDGTIVAVKRMECSRQDEKQFRAEISSLGNIHHMNLVRLRGFCAQGSRRLLVHDYMPNGSLNSFLFTSQSKSKRRPENILLDSNLSPKLADFGLARLVGRDFSRVLTTTRGTRGYLAPEWIFGLPISTKVDVYSFGMTLLEIISGGRNIDLNMQDSSLIYFPAWAVTQIQQGKTINVVEKDVVEAADMEEVRRACVIVLLCIQEDDEVRPSMRQVVQMLEGKMEPQPPQIPSYAFMDKHVDQSDIDSYGSYSHS; encoded by the exons ATGCGCAACTCTCCTCCGTCGAAAAGCAGTTCAAATGTTTCCATCCGAGTAGGTGCTTCTGAACTTCCAACGAAACGCAAAAGCACAACTATTGTCGGCACAGTGCTTGGTATTGTTAGTGCTCTCGCCGTTGCTTTGGGTATCTTTTCAGTTTTCATCTGGCGAAGGCGTCAGACGGATAGGTACGCAGATTCCTCGGACTCTTTTCTTAGAATGTTTAGTTACAAGGAATTGAAGATTGCAACCAGGAATTTCAAGTCTCAGTTGGGGAGAGGAGGATTCGGTTCAGTGTTCAAAGGATCTCTACCAGACGGTACAATTGTGGCCGTAAAAAGAATGGAGTGTTCACGACAAGATGAGAAGCAATTCCGAGCGGAAATTAGTTCTCTTGGGAACATACATCATATGAATTTGGTAAGGCTTCGGGGATTTTGTGCACAAGGATCGAGACGGCTGTTGGTTCATGATTACATGCCCAACggttctctaaattcttttctgtTCACAAGTCAGTCTAAAAGTAAACGGAGG CCCGAAAACATTCTGCTGGACAGTAATTTGTCACCCAAGTTAGCGGATTTCGGGCTGGCAAGGCTTGTGGGTAGAGATTTTAGCCGTGTGCTGACCACTACAAGAGGAACGAGAGGGTATTTGGCTCCAGAGTGGATCTTTGGTCTTCCCATCTCTACCAAGGTTGATGTCTACAGTTTTGGTATGACGCTTTTGGAAATTATTTCGGGGGGAAGAAATATAGACTTAAACATGCAAGATTCAAGTTTGATTTACTTTCCCGCATGGGCTGTAACACAAATTCAGCAGGGGAAGACAATTAATGTTGTGGAGAAGGATGTTGTAGAGGCGGCAGACATGGAAGAGGTGAGAAGAGCATGTGTTATAGTGTTGTTATGCATTCAAGAGGACGACGAAGTAAGGCCAAGCATGAGGCAAGTGGTGCAGATGCTAGAAGGGAAGATGGAGCCTCAACCTCCGCAGATTCCAAGCTATGCGTTTATGGACAAGCATGTAGACCAAAGCGACATTGACAGCTATGGAAGTTACAGTCACTCG